A DNA window from Ranitomeya imitator isolate aRanImi1 chromosome 2, aRanImi1.pri, whole genome shotgun sequence contains the following coding sequences:
- the LOC138667310 gene encoding uncharacterized protein: MSNRVEFIRDFIEIYQSFPCLWKIKSPEYCNREKRREGYLKLIELYNCHAPEEAANEAVIKKKIQALRTVWRKELNKVLQTTRSGASTEDVYVPKLWYFEHLNFLRDQEVPRTSTCLRNLAPVEQIVSENHAEQESQGQQDDSAQESTLDCSLDCTTTDLVEAAPARTQSRQGQRKRKATSDASHELLSLAKKVLTRNVSPALQGFGHYVVDKLAKMDDNQRILAERLIMEAVNRGTDGDLDKNTCLVSSRPIQRTEPSNYNGWSQCQTSMRHNAHVSHFGQPPPNNSYTPIPSHMASPIRHQSFQPEQSSYHNL, encoded by the exons atgtcaaatcgtgtggagttcatcagggatttcatcgaaatttatcagtcttttccctgcctctggaaaatcaaatctcctgagtattgtaacagggaaaagaggagggagggttacttaaagctcattgagctttacaattgtCATGCACCCGAAGAGGCAGCaaacgaagcagttattaaaaagaaaatccaggcgctccgcacggtgtggaggaaggagctgaacaaggttcttcagactacaaggtccggagcttccactgaagatgtttatgtgccaaaactttggtattttgaacatcttaattttctgagggaccaagaggtgccacggacttccacgtgtctTCGCAACTTGGCACCTGTTgaacaaattgtttcggagaaccacgccgagcaggagtcacaagggcaacaa gatgacagtgcgcaggagagtacactggactgttcactggactgcacgacaacagatttagtggaggctgcacctgccaggactcaatcgaggcaaggtcaaagaaaacggaaagccacctcagacgcctcacatgaactattgagccttgctaagaaggtgttgacaagaaatgttagccctgcgttgcaggggtttggacactatgtggttgacaaactggccaaaatggacgacaaccaaagaatactagcagagcgtctgattatgGAAGCAGTAAACAGGGGTACAGATGGggatttggacaagaacacttgtttggtctcttcccggccaatacagcggacagagccatcaaattacaatggttggtcacagtgtcagacatcgatgcgacacaatgctcacgtttcccacttcggccagccaccccctaataactcctacacgccaataccgtcacatatggcttcgcccatcaggcaccaaagttttcagccggaacaatcgtcgtatcataatttgtga